In Azospirillum ramasamyi, one DNA window encodes the following:
- a CDS encoding YcaO-like family protein: MPFDLLDVKASVSDAVKAHTVGTHRVMAPEQTLARVAPFLPIMGITRVANVTGLDAVGIPVVMVTRPNSRSISVSQGKGVTLAAAKASGVMESIESYHAERITLPLKFASFEELRWTHPVVDVDRLPRLSTGSFNPNSPILWIEGQDLLNGGPKWVPFEMVHLNFTVPMAPGHGAFLAGSNGLASGNHKVEAISHAVTELVERDATTLWRLQDPVAQAATRIDLDSIDDPVCRSLIDRFEAAGVAVGVWETTSDVGLPGFLCRIVEREELPQHSIRPATGMGCHVAREIALSRALTEAAQSRLTFIAGARDDMPRAEYERHLDPAHHARWKAMIVDGAGRRSFHHCPTSTAPTIEADLAHQLDRLRAVGIQEAVAVDLTKPEFGIPVVRVVVPGLEGADESPDYLLGERGLRVLGAQAMEKAA, from the coding sequence ATGCCCTTCGATCTGCTCGATGTCAAAGCCTCCGTTTCGGATGCGGTGAAGGCTCACACGGTCGGCACCCACCGGGTCATGGCGCCCGAACAGACCCTGGCTCGGGTCGCCCCGTTCCTGCCGATCATGGGGATCACCCGGGTCGCGAACGTCACCGGACTGGATGCCGTCGGCATTCCGGTGGTGATGGTGACGCGGCCGAACTCGCGCTCCATCTCGGTGTCGCAGGGCAAGGGGGTGACGCTCGCCGCCGCCAAGGCGTCGGGGGTCATGGAATCGATCGAGAGCTATCACGCCGAACGCATCACTCTGCCGCTGAAGTTCGCCAGCTTCGAGGAGCTGCGCTGGACCCACCCGGTGGTGGATGTCGACCGCCTGCCCCGACTGTCGACCGGCAGCTTCAACCCCAACAGCCCCATCCTGTGGATCGAGGGGCAGGATTTGCTGAACGGCGGCCCGAAATGGGTTCCGTTCGAGATGGTCCACCTGAATTTCACCGTACCGATGGCCCCCGGCCACGGCGCCTTCCTGGCCGGCTCCAACGGTCTGGCGTCGGGCAACCACAAGGTCGAGGCGATCAGCCACGCCGTCACCGAACTGGTGGAGCGCGATGCGACCACCCTGTGGCGCCTGCAGGATCCGGTTGCCCAGGCGGCGACCCGCATCGACCTGGACAGCATCGACGATCCGGTCTGCCGCTCGCTGATCGACCGGTTCGAAGCGGCGGGCGTCGCCGTCGGCGTGTGGGAGACCACCAGCGACGTCGGCCTGCCCGGCTTCCTCTGCCGCATCGTCGAGCGCGAGGAGCTGCCACAGCACTCCATCCGCCCGGCCACCGGCATGGGCTGCCATGTGGCGCGCGAGATCGCCCTGTCCCGCGCCCTGACCGAGGCGGCGCAGAGCCGCCTGACGTTCATCGCCGGCGCCCGCGACGACATGCCCCGTGCCGAATACGAGCGCCACCTCGACCCGGCCCACCATGCCCGCTGGAAGGCGATGATCGTCGATGGCGCCGGCCGGCGCTCCTTCCATCACTGCCCGACCAGCACTGCCCCCACCATCGAGGCCGACCTCGCCCACCAGCTCGACCGGCTGCGCGCCGTCGGCATCCAGGAGGCGGTGGCGGTCGACCTGACCAAGCCCGAATTCGGCATCCCCGTCGTGCGCGTCGTCGTGCCGGGGCTGGAGGGTGCCGACGAATCCCCCGATTACCTGCTGGGCGAACGCGGCCTGCGCGTGCTCGGCGCCCAAGCCATGGAGAAGGCGGCATGA
- a CDS encoding GntP family permease yields the protein MSFLICVGALAFLMLVAYRGFSVILFAPIAAMGAVLLTDPSAVPPIFTGLFMDKMVGFVKLYFPVFLLGAVFGKVIELSGFSKSIVSAVIKLIGRERAVTSIVLVCLLLTYGGVSLFVVVFAVYPFAAEMFRQSDIPKRLIPGVIALGAFTVTMDALPGTPQIQNIIPTTFFKTTAYAAPWLGVIGSIFILALGLLYLEWRVRSAIARGEGYGSGHINEPEPVASEALPNPILALSPLVAVGVLNKLFTMAIPIIYGTTNEVALTPGATPLVTQVSSVAGIWAVEGALLCGILMVLAFAWKPVSRRFADGTKAAIGGSLLAAMNTASEYGFGAVIAALPGFLVIRDALAAIPNPLVNEAVTVTVLAGITGSASGGMSIALAAMSDQFIAAANAAGIPMEVLHRVASMASGGMDTLPHNGAVITLLAVTGLTHRQSYGDIFVITCIKTLAVFFVIAVYYLTGIV from the coding sequence ATGAGTTTCCTGATCTGCGTGGGAGCGCTCGCGTTCCTGATGCTGGTCGCCTACCGGGGCTTCAGTGTCATCCTCTTCGCGCCCATCGCGGCGATGGGGGCTGTGCTGCTGACCGACCCGTCCGCCGTGCCGCCGATCTTCACCGGCCTGTTCATGGACAAGATGGTCGGCTTCGTGAAGCTGTACTTCCCGGTCTTCCTGCTGGGCGCGGTGTTCGGCAAGGTGATCGAACTGTCCGGCTTCTCCAAGTCGATCGTCTCGGCCGTCATCAAACTGATCGGGCGCGAGCGCGCGGTGACCTCCATCGTTCTGGTCTGCCTTCTGCTGACCTATGGCGGCGTGTCGCTGTTCGTCGTGGTCTTCGCCGTCTATCCCTTCGCGGCGGAGATGTTCCGGCAGAGCGACATCCCCAAGCGCCTGATCCCCGGCGTGATCGCGCTCGGCGCCTTCACCGTCACCATGGATGCGCTGCCGGGCACGCCGCAAATCCAGAACATCATCCCCACCACCTTCTTCAAGACCACTGCCTATGCCGCGCCCTGGCTGGGCGTGATCGGTTCGATCTTCATCCTGGCGCTGGGTCTGCTCTATCTGGAATGGCGGGTGCGCTCGGCCATCGCGCGGGGCGAGGGCTATGGCAGCGGCCACATCAACGAACCGGAGCCGGTCGCCTCGGAAGCGCTGCCGAACCCGATCCTGGCCCTGTCGCCGCTGGTCGCCGTCGGCGTGCTGAACAAGCTGTTCACCATGGCGATTCCCATCATCTACGGCACCACCAATGAGGTGGCGCTGACTCCCGGCGCCACGCCGCTGGTGACGCAGGTCTCCTCCGTCGCCGGCATCTGGGCGGTGGAAGGGGCGCTGCTCTGCGGCATCCTGATGGTGCTTGCCTTCGCCTGGAAGCCGGTGTCCCGGCGTTTCGCCGACGGAACCAAGGCCGCCATCGGCGGGTCGCTGCTGGCCGCCATGAACACCGCCTCGGAATATGGCTTCGGCGCGGTGATCGCAGCGCTGCCGGGATTCCTGGTCATTCGCGACGCGCTGGCCGCCATCCCCAACCCACTGGTGAACGAGGCGGTGACCGTCACCGTGCTGGCCGGCATCACCGGTTCGGCGTCGGGCGGCATGAGCATCGCGCTGGCGGCCATGTCCGACCAGTTCATCGCCGCCGCCAACGCCGCCGGCATTCCGATGGAGGTTCTGCACCGGGTCGCCTCCATGGCCAGCGGCGGCATGGATACCTTGCCGCACAACGGCGCCGTCATCACTTTGCTGGCCGTCACCGGGTTGACGCACCGGCAGTCCTACGGCGACATCTTCGTCATCACCTGCATCAAGACGCTGGCGGTCTTCTTCGTGATCGCCGTCTATTACCTGACCGGGATCGTCTGA
- a CDS encoding TfuA-like protein gives MSGVYVFLGPTLPREDAERELDATYLPPVAQGDVLRLCAEKPAAIGIIDGFFESVPSVWHKEILYAIHAGIPVFGASSMGALRAAELYPFGMIGVGAIFEAFRDGRLEDDDEVAVIHGPAELGYTALSEAMVNIRRTLSDAVADRVLTAGTSLRLESIAKELPYRERGYGRMLRLGGDIGLPADELAAFRGWLPQGRFDQKRDDAKTMLRSMARSLGRPTGNDAAPEARFHFERTVLWERALRDAVPLAM, from the coding sequence ATGAGCGGCGTCTATGTCTTCCTCGGCCCCACCCTGCCGCGCGAGGATGCGGAGCGGGAGCTGGACGCCACCTACCTGCCGCCGGTCGCCCAGGGCGACGTGCTGCGTCTGTGCGCTGAGAAGCCGGCGGCCATCGGCATCATCGACGGCTTCTTCGAAAGCGTGCCGTCGGTCTGGCACAAGGAAATCCTCTACGCCATCCATGCCGGCATCCCGGTGTTCGGCGCCTCCAGCATGGGGGCACTGCGCGCGGCGGAGCTGTATCCCTTCGGCATGATCGGCGTCGGCGCCATCTTCGAGGCGTTCCGCGACGGCCGGCTGGAGGACGACGACGAGGTCGCGGTGATCCACGGCCCGGCCGAGCTGGGCTACACCGCCCTGTCCGAGGCGATGGTCAACATCCGCCGCACCCTGTCCGACGCGGTGGCCGACCGGGTGCTGACCGCCGGAACCTCCCTGCGCCTGGAATCCATCGCCAAGGAACTGCCCTACCGCGAGCGCGGCTATGGCAGGATGCTGCGGCTGGGCGGCGACATCGGGCTGCCGGCGGACGAGCTGGCGGCTTTCCGCGGCTGGCTGCCGCAGGGCCGCTTCGACCAGAAGCGCGACGATGCCAAGACCATGCTGCGCAGCATGGCACGAAGCCTGGGCCGTCCCACCGGCAACGATGCGGCGCCGGAAGCCCGTTTCCATTTCGAACGGACCGTCCTTTGGGAACGCGCTCTGCGGGATGCGGTACCTCTCGCGATGTAG
- a CDS encoding ATP-binding protein, protein MADAMWSTATDDGGPGQDASRLSVDKPRERKVVTAMFVDIVRSSAMVAGRDPEDADDLLLSILNRVTEAVPRFEGTVTQMLGDGFLATFGAPGAKEDHALRACLAAQDILGATRDEQGRPLFHIRIGISSGDAVAHVVTNGLWTDYRAVGECVHMAAKLQQRAASDTAQLTRDTLDLIPVGVAVRPMGSLRLSEEVEPMPAFLLDGARAVRRTATDLLSATNAPCIGREREVAALFAMADAVEGGTPVQLLLQGEAGIGKSRLVGEFLRDPRSRRWTLLQWPQMPIRRLADPDDLEAVALSLAEQVAGCASEQGIDWVCEAASRRSGSLSGDAVRALFGRPSLDPLWTGLDAAQHLSLGIEGLVGATLELAAPLRCRDGVEAADEAMDGVVGRPLLVLVEDAHWARPVMVRLLERLAEALPGSGSRLLLLATRRPPPLGPESQEQGWNGRAGGRRMELGMLSAEQVQSFLAHWLGPDWSLVELKAQVAARCQGVPLYLEEVLRTLEATNAIEGTPGAYRLIDPLVVHRLPRTLHALLAERMDLMSLERRRLLMNAAVIGTTFDVGLLQALAGMPMTKLSDCLAYLERAGFVLRTRLLPNLEYSFKHALIQEVAYATLTKSDRRALHARVLEALRHRRDHDLPNRLDLLAHHAFMAESWPAAHLFGRRAGVRAELRSRLEDASRHYRNALDALNRCPDRPRKPFQRIDTSISLARARMPRGFTDTGQLLDEARKLSISVGDPRRYARASSMFAAVEWSNGNIDRAIHFIREGLAANDGSFDRRIQIQLLGRLGGILAEKGLYLDGYNVLRSAREMLPPNCLHERFGLAVIGKVGVCANLARNCAEIGYESEAISTAIEAVEAADASNHNFSRLYAYEHMGWSYLLLGKARESISYLETALDICELTHSKLHKPFLLGAVAYANVLIGRANNGLTLFEQALAIAEQERVNAYISQVHLWLAETHHLIGELEQARKQAALVKQSASASGRIGYLAKADALDAEMAFAMNNGAEGSRQALELAERNARILSLTRTANRCARILAGKGLKFERQEATSHLVS, encoded by the coding sequence TTGCCGGCCGCGATCCGGAAGACGCCGACGACCTGCTCCTGTCCATCCTGAACCGGGTGACGGAGGCGGTGCCGCGTTTCGAGGGCACGGTGACCCAGATGCTGGGCGACGGCTTTCTGGCGACCTTCGGCGCTCCAGGCGCCAAGGAGGACCACGCCCTGCGCGCCTGTCTGGCCGCCCAGGACATCCTCGGCGCCACCCGCGACGAACAGGGCCGCCCGCTCTTCCACATCCGCATCGGCATCAGTTCCGGCGACGCGGTCGCCCATGTGGTGACCAACGGCCTGTGGACGGATTACCGGGCGGTCGGCGAATGCGTGCATATGGCGGCCAAGCTGCAGCAGCGCGCCGCTTCCGACACCGCCCAACTCACCCGCGACACGCTGGACCTGATCCCGGTCGGCGTCGCGGTGCGCCCGATGGGAAGCCTCCGCTTATCGGAGGAGGTGGAGCCGATGCCGGCCTTCCTGCTCGACGGGGCCCGCGCCGTGCGCCGCACCGCCACCGACCTCCTGTCCGCCACCAATGCCCCCTGTATCGGCCGGGAGCGGGAGGTCGCGGCCCTGTTCGCAATGGCCGATGCGGTGGAGGGCGGGACACCGGTTCAGCTCCTGCTGCAGGGAGAGGCCGGGATCGGCAAGTCGCGCCTCGTGGGCGAATTCCTGCGCGACCCGCGCAGCCGGCGCTGGACCCTGCTGCAATGGCCGCAGATGCCGATTCGGCGGCTGGCCGATCCGGACGATCTGGAGGCGGTGGCGCTGAGCTTGGCGGAGCAGGTGGCCGGCTGCGCCAGCGAACAGGGGATCGACTGGGTTTGCGAAGCGGCCTCGCGCCGTTCCGGCTCGCTGTCCGGCGACGCGGTGCGCGCCCTGTTCGGCCGGCCGAGCCTGGACCCGCTATGGACCGGCCTGGACGCCGCGCAGCACCTGTCGCTGGGGATCGAGGGGCTGGTGGGCGCGACGCTGGAACTGGCGGCTCCGCTCCGGTGCCGCGACGGCGTCGAGGCCGCCGACGAGGCGATGGACGGCGTCGTCGGCCGGCCGCTGCTGGTTCTTGTCGAGGACGCCCATTGGGCGCGGCCGGTGATGGTGCGGCTTCTCGAACGGCTGGCGGAAGCGCTGCCGGGCTCCGGCTCCCGCCTGCTGCTGCTCGCCACCCGGCGGCCGCCGCCGCTGGGGCCCGAGTCGCAGGAGCAGGGCTGGAACGGCCGGGCGGGCGGCCGGCGTATGGAACTGGGCATGCTGTCGGCGGAACAGGTGCAGAGCTTCCTGGCGCATTGGCTGGGACCGGACTGGTCGCTGGTCGAACTGAAGGCCCAGGTCGCCGCCCGCTGTCAGGGCGTCCCGCTCTATCTGGAGGAGGTCCTGCGCACGCTGGAGGCCACCAACGCCATCGAGGGCACACCGGGCGCCTACCGCCTGATCGATCCGCTGGTGGTCCACCGGCTGCCGCGCACGCTGCACGCCCTGCTGGCCGAACGCATGGACCTGATGTCGTTGGAGCGGCGCCGGCTGCTGATGAACGCGGCGGTGATCGGTACGACGTTCGACGTCGGACTGCTCCAGGCCCTGGCCGGCATGCCGATGACGAAGCTGTCCGACTGCCTCGCCTATCTGGAGCGCGCCGGCTTCGTGCTGCGCACCCGCCTGCTGCCCAACCTGGAATATTCCTTCAAGCACGCGCTGATCCAGGAGGTCGCCTACGCCACCCTGACCAAATCCGACCGCCGGGCCCTGCATGCCCGTGTTCTGGAGGCGCTGCGCCACCGCCGCGACCACGACCTGCCGAACCGCCTGGATCTGCTGGCCCACCATGCCTTCATGGCGGAAAGCTGGCCGGCCGCCCACCTGTTCGGCCGCCGCGCCGGCGTACGGGCGGAGTTGCGCTCCCGGCTGGAGGATGCGAGCCGGCATTACCGAAACGCGTTGGATGCACTGAATCGTTGCCCAGATCGGCCGCGCAAGCCGTTTCAACGGATTGACACTTCCATTTCGTTAGCACGAGCCAGAATGCCGCGCGGCTTCACCGATACCGGCCAACTGCTGGACGAAGCTCGGAAGCTGTCAATTTCTGTGGGAGATCCGCGCCGCTATGCGCGGGCGTCGTCTATGTTTGCCGCAGTTGAGTGGTCAAACGGCAATATAGACAGAGCCATTCATTTCATTCGCGAAGGGCTTGCTGCCAATGATGGAAGCTTTGATCGCAGAATACAGATACAACTTCTTGGAAGGCTGGGCGGAATATTAGCGGAAAAAGGTCTTTATCTCGATGGGTACAACGTGCTGCGGTCTGCGCGCGAAATGCTACCCCCAAACTGCCTCCATGAACGATTCGGACTTGCTGTGATCGGCAAAGTTGGAGTTTGTGCCAATCTCGCAAGAAATTGTGCCGAAATTGGCTATGAGAGCGAAGCTATCAGTACGGCCATTGAAGCTGTTGAGGCTGCAGATGCAAGCAATCACAATTTTTCCAGACTCTACGCTTATGAGCATATGGGTTGGTCGTATCTGTTGTTGGGGAAAGCGAGAGAGTCAATTTCTTATCTCGAAACCGCGCTTGATATCTGCGAACTGACGCACTCAAAACTTCATAAGCCATTTTTGTTGGGAGCCGTTGCCTATGCAAACGTGCTGATCGGCAGAGCCAATAATGGGCTGACGCTCTTCGAGCAAGCGTTGGCGATCGCCGAACAAGAGCGGGTCAATGCCTATATCAGTCAGGTCCATCTTTGGCTGGCCGAGACACACCACCTGATAGGGGAGCTGGAACAAGCAAGAAAACAGGCAGCGCTTGTCAAACAGTCGGCATCAGCATCGGGCAGGATCGGCTATCTCGCAAAGGCAGATGCGCTGGACGCGGAAATGGCCTTCGCAATGAATAACGGTGCCGAAGGTTCACGGCAGGCTTTAGAGCTTGCGGAACGAAATGCACGGATTCTGTCTCTGACCCGTACCGCCAATAGATGCGCCAGGATATTGGCGGGGAAGGGCTTGAAGTTCGAAAGGCAAGAAGCGACCTCCCATTTAGTTTCATAA
- a CDS encoding Crp/Fnr family transcriptional regulator: MNAPVDVAAVLRRNRLLGELDVGQMAEMLGLGRIVRFDADRIIFDKGDPGDSLFAVLKGQIAIRTSSADGKTMLLNILEAGDVLGEIGLIDGRERTAAAVALRPVELYRIDRADFIPFLERHPRLCTSMMVVLCDRLRWVSENIEDAVFHDVPRRLARRLLLLSDSYGQPTPAGLRLTLPLSQEALANMLGVTREMVNKCLGALRKTGAVTYAKGFIVINDLALLKDMAGDPERTP; encoded by the coding sequence ATGAACGCGCCTGTGGATGTGGCGGCGGTGCTGAGGCGCAACCGCCTGCTCGGAGAACTCGACGTCGGGCAAATGGCGGAAATGCTGGGGCTGGGCCGTATCGTCCGCTTCGATGCCGACCGGATCATCTTCGACAAGGGCGATCCCGGCGACAGCCTGTTCGCCGTATTGAAGGGCCAGATCGCCATCCGGACCTCATCGGCGGATGGCAAGACCATGCTGCTGAACATCCTGGAGGCCGGCGATGTCCTGGGAGAGATCGGCCTGATCGACGGCCGGGAACGCACGGCCGCCGCCGTCGCCCTGCGCCCGGTCGAGCTTTACCGCATCGACCGGGCCGATTTCATTCCCTTCCTGGAACGCCACCCCCGCCTGTGCACCAGCATGATGGTGGTCCTGTGCGACCGGCTGCGCTGGGTGTCCGAGAACATCGAGGATGCCGTCTTCCACGATGTCCCGCGCCGGCTCGCCCGCAGGTTGCTGCTGCTGTCGGACAGCTACGGACAGCCGACCCCGGCCGGCTTGCGCCTGACCTTGCCGCTGTCGCAGGAAGCACTCGCCAACATGCTGGGCGTCACCCGCGAAATGGTGAACAAGTGTCTCGGCGCCCTGCGCAAAACCGGCGCAGTGACCTATGCCAAAGGCTTCATCGTCATCAACGATCTGGCCTTGCTCAAGGACATGGCCGGGGATCCCGAAAGGACTCCCTAG
- a CDS encoding 3-oxoacid CoA-transferase subunit B, translating to MDEKTLIAKRVALELMDGDLVNLGIGLPTLVARYVPVGRHVFFQSENGILGMSGPITGAENHDLTDAGGSPISALPGAASFDSAFSFGLIRGGHLDVTVLGGLQVDREGRLANWMVPGKMVPGMGGAMDLVTGARRVIVAMQHSAKGEPKIVERCALPLTSVRRVDLVVTDLAVIEPTDVGLVLKETAPAVTVEQVIANTGCELIIAPDLRPMPL from the coding sequence ATGGATGAAAAGACCCTGATCGCCAAGCGCGTTGCGCTGGAGTTGATGGACGGTGACCTCGTCAACCTGGGCATCGGCCTGCCGACCCTGGTTGCCCGCTACGTCCCCGTCGGACGCCATGTGTTCTTCCAGTCGGAGAACGGCATCCTCGGCATGTCCGGCCCGATCACCGGGGCGGAGAACCACGACCTGACCGATGCCGGCGGCTCGCCCATCTCGGCCCTGCCGGGAGCGGCGTCCTTCGATAGCGCCTTCTCCTTCGGGCTGATCCGCGGCGGCCATCTGGACGTCACCGTCCTGGGCGGCCTGCAGGTGGACCGCGAGGGGCGGCTCGCCAACTGGATGGTACCGGGCAAGATGGTGCCGGGCATGGGCGGGGCGATGGATCTCGTCACCGGCGCCCGCCGGGTGATCGTCGCCATGCAGCACAGCGCCAAGGGCGAACCGAAGATCGTCGAGCGTTGCGCCCTGCCGCTGACCTCGGTCCGCCGGGTCGACCTGGTGGTGACCGACCTCGCCGTCATCGAGCCGACCGACGTCGGCCTCGTCTTGAAGGAAACCGCCCCCGCCGTCACGGTGGAGCAGGTGATCGCCAATACCGGGTGCGAGCTGATCATCGCCCCGGATCTCCGTCCCATGCCGCTCTAA
- a CDS encoding heavy-metal-associated domain-containing protein: protein MLTLKVSGMSCGHCAQTVTKAVEALPSVERALVDLQEGRVTVEGNADESAIRQAIEDAGYEVQGRA from the coding sequence ATGCTGACGTTGAAGGTATCCGGTATGTCCTGCGGCCACTGCGCCCAGACCGTGACCAAGGCGGTGGAAGCGCTGCCGTCGGTCGAACGCGCCCTGGTCGATCTGCAGGAAGGCCGAGTGACGGTCGAGGGCAACGCCGACGAATCCGCCATCCGGCAGGCCATCGAGGACGCCGGCTACGAGGTGCAGGGCCGCGCCTGA
- a CDS encoding CoA transferase subunit A, with translation MKNKLVSLEEAVALIPDGASLLIGGFMAVGGPNRLVDELIRQGKRDLTIIANDTARPNNGLGKLVVEKLVRRIVTSHIGLNPETQKQMIAGAIEVELVPQGTLAERIRAGGVGLGGVLTSTGVGTSVEEGKRKVEIDGVTYLLEMPIKADFALVAAKQADLYGNLTYALTARNFNPLMAMAGATVIAEAEDILPVGCIPPDAVMTPSVLVDHIVTATPR, from the coding sequence ATGAAGAACAAACTCGTTTCCCTGGAAGAGGCCGTCGCGCTCATTCCCGACGGCGCTTCCCTGCTGATCGGCGGCTTCATGGCCGTCGGCGGCCCCAACCGGCTGGTGGACGAGCTGATCCGCCAGGGCAAGCGCGACCTGACCATCATCGCCAACGACACGGCCCGGCCCAACAACGGCCTGGGCAAGCTGGTGGTGGAGAAGCTGGTGCGCCGCATCGTCACCAGCCACATCGGTCTGAATCCCGAGACGCAGAAGCAGATGATCGCCGGCGCCATCGAGGTGGAACTGGTGCCGCAGGGCACGCTTGCCGAGCGCATCCGCGCCGGCGGCGTCGGGCTGGGCGGCGTCCTGACCTCCACCGGCGTCGGCACCTCGGTGGAGGAAGGCAAGCGCAAGGTCGAGATCGACGGCGTCACCTACCTGCTGGAAATGCCGATCAAGGCCGATTTCGCGCTGGTCGCCGCCAAGCAGGCCGACCTGTACGGCAACCTGACCTACGCGCTGACCGCCCGCAACTTCAACCCGCTGATGGCGATGGCCGGGGCCACCGTGATCGCCGAGGCCGAGGATATCCTGCCGGTCGGCTGCATCCCGCCCGATGCGGTGATGACGCCGTCGGTCCTGGTAGACCACATCGTCACCGCGACGCCGCGCTGA
- a CDS encoding 3-hydroxybutyrate dehydrogenase, with protein sequence MTNLKGKAALVTGSTSGIGLGIARQLAGQGADLMLNGFGDAAYIADLCQSLSAEFGVRVAHNGADMSKPEEIEAMVAATEAAYGRLDVLVNNAGIQHVAPVDAFPVERWDAVIAINLSAVFHGTRAALPGMKARGWGRVINIASVHGLVASVNKSAYVAAKHGVIGLTKVTALELAETNITCNAICPGWVLTPLVQKQIDALAASRNLSVEEAGRELLSEKQPSKSFVTPEQLGELAVFLCSDAAGNMRGVALTMDGGWTAQ encoded by the coding sequence ATGACCAATCTGAAGGGGAAGGCCGCGCTCGTCACTGGGTCCACCAGCGGGATCGGCCTCGGAATCGCACGGCAGCTGGCAGGCCAGGGCGCCGACCTGATGCTGAACGGTTTCGGCGACGCCGCCTACATCGCCGATCTGTGCCAGTCGCTGTCGGCGGAGTTCGGCGTGCGTGTCGCCCATAACGGCGCCGACATGTCGAAGCCCGAGGAGATCGAGGCGATGGTCGCCGCCACCGAGGCGGCCTATGGCCGGCTGGACGTGCTCGTCAACAATGCCGGCATCCAGCATGTGGCGCCGGTCGACGCCTTCCCGGTGGAGCGTTGGGACGCGGTGATCGCCATCAACCTGTCGGCCGTCTTCCACGGCACCCGCGCGGCGTTGCCGGGCATGAAGGCGCGCGGCTGGGGCCGGGTCATCAACATCGCCTCGGTGCACGGCCTGGTGGCGTCGGTCAACAAATCGGCCTATGTCGCCGCCAAGCACGGCGTGATCGGCCTGACCAAGGTGACGGCGCTGGAACTGGCGGAGACCAACATCACCTGCAACGCCATCTGCCCGGGCTGGGTGCTGACGCCGCTGGTGCAGAAGCAGATCGATGCGCTGGCCGCCTCGCGCAACCTGTCGGTGGAGGAAGCCGGACGCGAACTGCTGAGCGAGAAGCAGCCGTCGAAATCCTTCGTCACGCCGGAACAGCTGGGTGAACTGGCGGTGTTCCTGTGCTCGGACGCGGCCGGCAACATGCGCGGGGTCGCACTCACCATGGATGGCGGCTGGACCGCCCAGTAA
- a CDS encoding ribbon-helix-helix domain-containing protein → MKLSGREVSIRLEPSYWEGLAEISEREDLTVEELCGDVRDRMEQQGRHSSQSGVSLANALRVFVVGYFRQAATERGHARAGHGQGRPFIATPFDKVPATSES, encoded by the coding sequence ATGAAATTGTCCGGCCGCGAGGTCTCCATCCGTCTGGAGCCATCCTACTGGGAAGGGCTCGCGGAGATCTCCGAGCGGGAAGACCTGACGGTGGAAGAGCTGTGCGGGGATGTCCGCGACCGCATGGAACAGCAGGGCCGCCATTCCTCCCAGTCCGGCGTATCGCTCGCGAACGCACTGCGCGTCTTCGTGGTCGGCTATTTCCGGCAGGCTGCGACCGAACGCGGCCATGCCCGCGCCGGTCACGGCCAGGGCCGCCCGTTCATCGCCACCCCCTTCGACAAGGTTCCCGCCACCAGCGAAAGCTGA
- a CDS encoding ribbon-helix-helix domain-containing protein → MAIWSGLDEIAKKEERPVRELCQEVDSSRPTTMPLTNAIRSYVLDYFRRSDFR, encoded by the coding sequence ATGGCAATCTGGAGTGGATTGGACGAAATTGCGAAAAAAGAAGAACGACCTGTCCGTGAACTCTGTCAAGAAGTCGATTCTTCTCGACCGACAACGATGCCGTTGACTAACGCAATCCGCAGTTATGTGCTCGATTATTTCCGGAGGTCCGATTTCCGCTAA